The Anabaena sp. WA102 genome contains a region encoding:
- a CDS encoding 2TM domain-containing protein: MTYNAEEMQQILEVAFRQKQKGEYTREQIIEIASELGVSSESLQAAEQEWLKNNVEVKKEQMSNSQQRKDFKSHLFAFLAINGFLVLLNLVVSPGYFWAIYPILGWGLGLLLHGIKVYISND, from the coding sequence ATGACTTACAACGCAGAGGAAATGCAGCAGATTCTTGAAGTAGCTTTTAGACAAAAACAAAAGGGAGAATATACAAGAGAACAAATTATAGAAATAGCCTCAGAATTAGGTGTTTCTTCAGAGTCGCTACAAGCTGCGGAACAAGAATGGTTAAAAAATAATGTAGAAGTAAAAAAAGAGCAAATGTCTAATAGTCAACAACGGAAAGATTTCAAATCTCATCTATTTGCTTTTCTGGCAATTAATGGTTTTTTGGTGCTGTTAAATCTAGTGGTAAGCCCTGGATATTTCTGGGCTATTTATCCCATACTAGGATGGGGGTTAGGTTTATTACTGCATGGCATAAAGGTTTATATTAGTAATGACTAA
- a CDS encoding NAD(P)H-quinone oxidoreductase subunit 4, protein MNAIEIPWLSAIIFLPLVAALAIPLIPDKEGKTVRWYGLGVALLDFVLMIFALWQNYDFQSSALQMTESYPWIPQIGFNWSLGIDGLSMPLILLTGFINTLAVFAAWKVTNKPRLFYALMLIMYSAQLGVFLAQDLLMFFLMWEIELVPVYLLISIWGGTNRRYAATKFIIYTAAASIFILVAGFAMAFYGDNFTFNMTELGMKEYPKTLELALYAGFLIAYGVKLPIFPLHTWLPDAHGEASAPGSMILAGVLLKMGGYALIRFNVEMLTDAHVTFAPVLAILGVVNIVYGACCAFAQTNLKRRLAYSSIAHMGFVLIGIASYTEIGISGAVLQMVSHGLIAASLFFLSGVTYERTHTLVMDKMGGMGKVMPKTFALFTIGSMASLALPGMSGFVGELMVFLGLATSDVYSSSFKIVVIFLSAVSVILTPIYLLSMLRQVFYGNQHQDLHLDAVVLDIKPRELFITACLLVPIIGIGFYPKMITQTYDVKTVAVTAHARQVLPVVASQQPTNLYSQIFTTPTLASSQIVNIVE, encoded by the coding sequence ATGAATGCCATAGAAATTCCTTGGTTATCAGCCATAATTTTCCTGCCTTTAGTGGCAGCCCTCGCAATTCCCCTTATTCCCGATAAAGAGGGTAAAACCGTCCGCTGGTACGGCTTGGGAGTGGCATTATTAGACTTTGTACTCATGATTTTTGCCCTTTGGCAGAATTACGACTTTCAAAGTTCCGCCCTGCAAATGACAGAAAGCTATCCTTGGATACCCCAAATTGGCTTTAACTGGTCTCTAGGCATTGATGGTTTATCAATGCCCCTGATACTTCTCACAGGCTTCATTAACACACTCGCAGTATTCGCGGCTTGGAAAGTAACCAACAAGCCGCGTTTATTTTATGCGTTGATGTTGATTATGTACAGCGCTCAATTAGGAGTATTTCTCGCCCAAGATTTATTAATGTTCTTCTTGATGTGGGAAATTGAGCTAGTACCTGTTTACCTACTAATTTCCATCTGGGGAGGCACAAACCGCCGTTACGCAGCTACCAAGTTTATTATCTATACCGCCGCAGCATCCATATTTATACTGGTAGCTGGTTTTGCAATGGCTTTCTATGGTGATAACTTCACCTTCAACATGACCGAATTGGGAATGAAAGAATATCCCAAAACCTTAGAATTAGCCCTCTATGCAGGTTTCTTAATCGCTTATGGTGTCAAATTACCCATTTTTCCCTTACATACATGGTTGCCTGATGCTCATGGTGAAGCATCCGCACCCGGTTCAATGATCTTGGCAGGTGTATTGTTAAAAATGGGTGGTTATGCCTTAATTCGCTTTAACGTAGAAATGTTAACTGATGCTCATGTTACCTTTGCTCCAGTTTTAGCGATTTTAGGTGTAGTTAATATTGTTTATGGTGCTTGTTGCGCCTTTGCTCAAACCAATCTCAAACGCCGTCTGGCTTACTCTTCAATTGCCCACATGGGGTTTGTGTTAATTGGCATTGCATCTTATACAGAAATCGGTATCAGCGGTGCTGTATTACAAATGGTTTCTCACGGTTTAATTGCTGCTAGTTTATTCTTCCTTTCCGGTGTAACTTACGAACGTACTCACACCTTAGTGATGGATAAAATGGGCGGTATGGGTAAAGTAATGCCCAAAACTTTCGCTCTCTTTACTATCGGTTCAATGGCTTCTCTAGCTTTACCCGGAATGAGTGGTTTCGTCGGTGAATTGATGGTATTCTTAGGTCTTGCTACCAGTGATGTTTACAGTTCCAGCTTCAAAATTGTAGTCATCTTTCTATCAGCAGTTAGCGTGATTTTGACACCCATTTATTTACTGTCCATGCTACGTCAAGTTTTCTACGGCAACCAACATCAAGACTTACATTTAGATGCTGTAGTTCTTGATATTAAGCCCCGTGAATTATTTATCACCGCTTGCTTATTAGTTCCCATCATCGGTATTGGTTTTTATCCTAAGATGATTACACAAACCTATGATGTAAAAACAGTGGCAGTTACGGCTCATGCTCGTCAAGTTTTACCAGTTGTTGCTAGTCAACAACCTACAAACTTATACTCGCAAATTTTCACCACACCAACATTAGCTAGTTCCCAAATAGTGAATATAGTTGAGTAA
- a CDS encoding DUF4357 domain-containing protein: MKIVVMARQKAKVYIGEAENAYSRLVDHVSKKEFWNEIIVQVDDKLVFKSDWLFSSPSAAANVIMGRSANGLKEWKDSSGKKLDEIEKQEISKANKQIQPTT, encoded by the coding sequence TTGAAAATTGTCGTTATGGCAAGGCAAAAGGCTAAAGTATACATTGGTGAGGCTGAAAATGCTTATTCTAGACTTGTTGACCATGTATCAAAAAAAGAATTTTGGAATGAAATTATTGTTCAAGTAGATGACAAACTTGTTTTTAAATCCGATTGGTTGTTTAGTAGCCCATCAGCAGCAGCAAATGTAATAATGGGGCGTAGTGCAAACGGATTGAAGGAATGGAAAGATTCTTCCGGCAAAAAGTTAGATGAAATTGAGAAGCAAGAAATATCAAAAGCTAACAAACAAATTCAGCCAACAACTTAA
- a CDS encoding DUF29 domain-containing protein, translating into MTVITNLQQIYETDDHLWLLETIKLLKQSRFDELDLENLIEELESLAKRDKHQVKSLLEQVIRHLLLLQFWTQEYDRNKNHWRSEIRSFRVQLKDRLTSNLYNYLNSIFTTIYEDALGYVQEKTGFTVNFPAECPYSLEEVLDIHYLPN; encoded by the coding sequence ATGACAGTTATTACTAATTTGCAGCAGATCTATGAAACAGATGACCATTTATGGTTATTAGAAACTATTAAATTATTAAAACAAAGTCGTTTTGATGAGTTAGATTTAGAAAATTTAATTGAGGAGTTGGAATCATTGGCAAAAAGAGATAAGCATCAAGTTAAAAGCCTACTAGAACAAGTAATTAGACATCTTTTATTATTGCAGTTTTGGACACAAGAATATGACAGAAATAAAAATCATTGGCGTTCAGAAATTAGAAGTTTTCGAGTCCAGTTAAAAGATAGATTAACATCTAATTTGTATAATTATTTGAATTCTATTTTTACAACTATTTATGAGGACGCTTTGGGTTATGTTCAAGAAAAAACAGGTTTTACTGTAAATTTTCCCGCAGAATGTCCTTATTCTTTGGAGGAAGTTCTTGATATTCATTATTTACCTAATTGA
- the thrB gene encoding homoserine kinase has translation MSVVSSITVKVPATTANLGPGFDCIGAALKLYNEFKFTILDAGELIIQVSGSEAAKVQTDESNLLYQAFVKLYQYIEKTPPAVKIEIKLGVPLARGLGSSATAIVGGLVAANELAGSPLSELQVMELAIAMEGHPDNVVPALLGGCRLAATSKKGWEICDILWHRDIVPVVAIPDFELSTSEARKVVPTEVSRADAIFNISHLGLLLRGLATNREEWLIAALQDKLHQPYRQALIPGYDTVNAAAVAAGAYGMVISGAGPTLLALVDISYARSVEAAMANAWTAMGMNSIVRSLPLDRQGAVIL, from the coding sequence ATGTCTGTAGTTTCTAGCATTACTGTTAAAGTTCCCGCGACGACGGCGAATTTGGGTCCGGGGTTTGATTGTATAGGTGCAGCTTTAAAGCTGTATAACGAATTTAAGTTTACTATTCTTGATGCAGGTGAGTTAATTATTCAAGTCTCTGGTTCGGAAGCCGCAAAGGTACAAACTGATGAGAGTAATCTTTTATACCAGGCGTTTGTCAAGTTATACCAATATATAGAAAAAACACCACCAGCGGTGAAAATAGAAATTAAGTTGGGTGTACCTTTAGCACGAGGTTTGGGTAGTTCTGCGACTGCTATTGTCGGGGGGTTAGTTGCTGCCAATGAGTTGGCTGGTTCACCGTTGTCTGAGTTACAGGTAATGGAATTAGCGATCGCCATGGAAGGACATCCTGATAATGTAGTACCAGCGTTATTAGGTGGTTGTCGTCTGGCTGCTACCAGCAAAAAAGGTTGGGAAATTTGTGATATTCTCTGGCATCGAGATATAGTTCCAGTCGTAGCAATTCCTGATTTTGAGTTATCAACCTCAGAAGCGCGAAAGGTTGTCCCCACAGAAGTCAGTCGTGCTGATGCAATTTTCAATATTTCTCATTTGGGTTTATTGTTGCGCGGTTTAGCAACTAATCGAGAAGAATGGTTAATAGCCGCCTTGCAAGATAAATTACATCAACCTTATCGCCAAGCTTTAATTCCTGGTTATGATACTGTGAATGCGGCTGCTGTGGCTGCTGGTGCTTATGGCATGGTAATTAGTGGTGCAGGCCCCACACTTTTAGCTCTAGTAGATATAAGTTATGCCAGATCCGTAGAAGCAGCAATGGCAAATGCCTGGACTGCAATGGGTATGAACTCAATTGTGCGATCGCTTCCCCTGGATCGGCAAGGGGCGGTTATTTTGTAA
- a CDS encoding rhomboid family intramembrane serine protease, producing MIPIDDNIRSWQKPIINYWLIGINVVIFLWEIKLEWSDELGNLINNWGIIPSQINISIANAFFYNSAAWVIVFWRLLSLPVSLFLHGSFSQILGNMLFLWVFGKTVESILGHKQYLLLYLTAGFFSGIVQIILSSDLTIQIIGANGAIASILGAYLIKFPQAKIYSVLTLLVVYIPVEVPAILYLFWWFIQQSFYGIGSLNMTGGSSFSSVSYWGQFAALVTGAAFMKIRQRL from the coding sequence ATGATTCCTATAGATGATAATATTCGCAGTTGGCAAAAGCCTATTATTAATTATTGGTTGATTGGCATTAATGTAGTCATATTTCTCTGGGAAATAAAATTAGAGTGGAGTGATGAATTAGGAAATTTAATTAATAATTGGGGAATTATTCCATCTCAAATAAATATCTCAATTGCTAACGCTTTTTTTTACAATTCTGCGGCTTGGGTAATTGTATTTTGGCGGCTACTTTCTTTACCTGTATCCCTGTTTCTCCATGGCAGTTTTAGCCAAATCTTAGGAAATATGCTGTTTCTGTGGGTATTTGGAAAAACGGTAGAAAGTATTTTAGGACATAAACAATATTTACTACTTTATTTAACTGCTGGCTTTTTTTCTGGTATAGTCCAAATTATTTTATCCTCCGATTTAACAATACAAATTATTGGTGCTAATGGAGCTATTGCATCTATTTTAGGTGCATATCTGATCAAGTTTCCCCAGGCAAAAATATATTCGGTTTTGACTTTATTGGTTGTGTATATCCCTGTGGAAGTTCCAGCTATTTTATATTTATTTTGGTGGTTTATCCAGCAGTCATTTTATGGCATAGGGAGTTTAAATATGACGGGTGGTAGTTCCTTCTCTAGTGTGAGTTATTGGGGACAATTTGCGGCTTTAGTGACGGGTGCGGCTTTTATGAAAATTAGACAAAGACTTTAG
- a CDS encoding serine/threonine-protein kinase — protein sequence MLGNTLVGRYQITNYLGGGGFGETYVANDTQLPGSPQCVVKKLKPQSTDITTLEIARRLFDTEAQVLYKLGNHDRIPQLLAYFEENAEFYLVQELIIGNDLSQELKSGVIFTQNQVISLLQEILEILDFVHQQKVIHRDVNPRNILRREQDNKLILIDFGAVKQITTKLVNSPDITKSTVAIGTPGYTPGEQAQGTPKFSSDIYALGIIAIQALTGLSPDQLEKDVETNEIIWQNFATVSPEFAQFLNQMICYDFRQRYASATIALQALQELNKNSSATIIISPATLPNRVKNPQNTPGIFWKLLLGIFILGIGSFGAIFMLNRLNSKNAIELYNQGNTLIQLQRYEEALATYEKAIDIKSDYPQALYGKGKALFQLKKYQESLIAYDQAIQIQPNYLEAWTNRGFVLVKLKRYPEAIATVDKVLQLKNDDPKVWQLKGDIFIKISQYNDAIKAYEQAINFQVDNPELWYKKGLAFQNLKQYEEAITSYKKTVELKSDHELAWYNLGNCLVNLNRYEFAFQAYDQAVQYNPNNSAAWLSRSNILMTLRRYPEAIDSFSQVIKINPQQYQAWYNRGWALHQVKRYPEAIESYKKAISLKGNDYLVWYNLGNTQYNLQKYQEAIASYNKAIRYQPNHYESWYSKGNALLNLQQYPQAIASYDKAIEYKPDYQQAIEARTKAKNTPVFPPKF from the coding sequence ATGCTAGGAAACACCCTTGTAGGCAGATACCAAATCACCAATTACCTGGGAGGTGGCGGATTTGGTGAAACTTATGTTGCTAATGATACTCAATTACCAGGCTCACCCCAGTGTGTAGTCAAGAAACTCAAACCTCAATCTACTGATATTACCACTTTAGAAATAGCTCGGAGGTTATTTGACACAGAAGCCCAAGTTTTATATAAATTAGGAAATCACGATCGCATTCCCCAACTTTTAGCTTACTTTGAAGAAAATGCCGAATTTTATCTGGTTCAAGAACTGATTATTGGTAATGATCTCAGTCAAGAATTAAAATCCGGTGTCATCTTCACTCAAAATCAGGTAATTTCTCTATTACAAGAAATTTTAGAAATTTTGGACTTTGTTCATCAACAAAAGGTAATTCATCGTGATGTCAATCCTCGCAATATTCTCAGACGAGAACAAGATAATAAGTTAATTTTAATTGATTTTGGTGCAGTCAAACAAATTACGACCAAATTAGTAAACTCTCCAGACATTACTAAATCTACAGTTGCTATTGGCACACCCGGTTATACTCCTGGAGAACAAGCACAAGGAACGCCAAAATTTAGTAGTGATATCTACGCTTTGGGGATTATTGCTATTCAAGCTTTAACTGGATTATCACCTGATCAATTAGAAAAAGATGTCGAAACTAATGAAATAATTTGGCAAAATTTCGCCACTGTCTCTCCAGAATTTGCCCAATTTTTAAATCAAATGATCTGTTATGATTTTCGCCAACGTTATGCTTCAGCAACAATAGCATTACAAGCTTTACAAGAATTAAATAAAAACTCATCGGCAACAATAATTATTTCCCCTGCTACCTTACCAAACCGAGTAAAAAATCCCCAAAATACCCCAGGGATATTCTGGAAATTGCTATTAGGAATATTTATTTTAGGTATTGGTAGTTTCGGGGCAATATTTATGCTCAATCGCCTGAATAGTAAAAACGCTATAGAATTATATAATCAGGGTAATACTCTCATTCAATTACAACGCTATGAAGAAGCCTTAGCAACTTATGAAAAAGCCATAGATATCAAATCTGATTATCCTCAAGCTTTATATGGTAAAGGTAAAGCATTATTTCAATTAAAGAAATACCAAGAATCTTTAATAGCTTATGATCAAGCTATTCAAATTCAACCAAATTATTTAGAAGCTTGGACTAATCGAGGTTTTGTTTTAGTCAAACTCAAACGTTATCCAGAAGCAATTGCCACTGTTGATAAAGTTTTACAACTAAAGAATGATGACCCTAAAGTGTGGCAACTTAAAGGTGATATCTTTATAAAAATTAGCCAATATAATGATGCAATTAAAGCTTATGAACAAGCGATTAATTTCCAAGTTGATAATCCTGAATTATGGTACAAAAAAGGATTAGCATTCCAAAACCTTAAACAATATGAAGAGGCAATTACCTCCTATAAAAAAACTGTGGAATTAAAATCTGATCATGAATTAGCTTGGTACAATTTGGGTAATTGCTTAGTTAATTTAAATCGTTATGAATTTGCTTTCCAGGCTTATGATCAAGCAGTCCAGTATAATCCAAACAACTCCGCAGCTTGGTTATCCAGAAGTAATATATTAATGACATTACGTAGGTATCCAGAAGCAATTGATTCCTTTAGCCAAGTGATTAAAATCAATCCTCAACAATATCAAGCATGGTATAATCGAGGTTGGGCATTACATCAAGTTAAACGCTATCCAGAAGCAATAGAATCTTATAAAAAAGCTATTAGTTTAAAGGGAAATGATTATTTAGTATGGTATAATCTAGGAAATACACAATATAATTTACAAAAATATCAAGAAGCGATCGCCTCCTATAATAAAGCCATCCGTTATCAACCCAATCATTATGAAAGTTGGTACAGCAAAGGCAATGCCTTGTTAAATTTACAACAATACCCACAGGCGATCGCCTCCTACGACAAAGCCATAGAATATAAACCAGATTACCAACAAGCCATAGAAGCTCGCACCAAAGCCAAAAATACCCCAGTATTTCCCCCTAAATTCTAA
- the prfB gene encoding peptide chain release factor 2 (programmed frameshift), whose amino-acid sequence MDVLELKREIETLSSRLGKTQDYLDVPALKAKIHDLEQISAQTEFWEDQTQAQNTLQELNDLKSHLDQYYKWHTNLDDTRAVVELLELETDTALLQEAESTITKLNHELDQWELQQLLSGTYDDKGAVLTINAGAGGTDAQDWAFMLMRMYTRWAEDHGYKVTLAEESEGDEAGIKSATLEITGRYAYGYLRSEMGTHRLVRISPFNANGKRQTSFAGIEVMPQIDNTVKLDIPEKDLDISTTRSGGKGGQNVNKVETAVRIVHLPTGLAVRCTEERSQLQNKEKALARLKAKLLVIAKEQRAQEIAEIRGDMVEASWGNQIRNYVFHPYQMVKDLRTNIETTAITDVMNGELDMFIQAYLRQENQIVEA is encoded by the exons ATGGACGTATTAGAACTAAAACGCGAAATCGAAACATTGTCTAGCCGCCTGGGTAAAACCCAGGACTATCTT GACGTACCCGCACTCAAAGCCAAAATTCACGACTTAGAGCAAATTTCCGCCCAAACAGAATTTTGGGAAGACCAAACCCAAGCACAAAACACCCTGCAAGAACTCAATGATCTAAAATCCCATTTAGATCAATATTACAAGTGGCACACCAACTTAGACGATACCAGGGCAGTTGTTGAGTTATTGGAACTAGAAACCGATACAGCATTATTGCAAGAAGCGGAATCTACCATTACCAAACTCAATCATGAACTAGACCAATGGGAACTACAACAACTCCTTTCCGGCACTTACGACGACAAAGGTGCAGTCCTGACAATTAACGCCGGTGCTGGTGGCACAGACGCACAAGACTGGGCATTTATGCTCATGCGGATGTATACCCGGTGGGCAGAAGATCATGGTTATAAAGTCACCCTAGCCGAAGAATCAGAAGGTGACGAAGCCGGCATTAAATCCGCCACCCTAGAAATCACCGGACGCTATGCCTATGGTTACTTACGTTCCGAAATGGGAACTCACCGTCTCGTCAGAATTTCTCCCTTCAACGCTAACGGCAAACGGCAAACCAGCTTTGCCGGCATCGAAGTCATGCCGCAAATAGATAACACCGTCAAACTAGACATCCCAGAGAAAGATTTAGACATTAGCACCACCCGTTCTGGCGGTAAAGGTGGGCAAAACGTCAACAAAGTAGAAACCGCAGTCCGCATAGTTCACCTCCCCACCGGTCTAGCAGTCCGGTGTACAGAAGAACGTTCCCAACTACAAAACAAAGAAAAAGCGCTCGCCCGTCTCAAAGCCAAGTTGTTAGTTATTGCCAAAGAACAACGCGCCCAAGAAATTGCCGAAATTCGCGGCGATATGGTCGAAGCTTCCTGGGGTAATCAAATCCGCAACTATGTATTTCATCCTTATCAAATGGTGAAAGACCTCCGCACCAACATCGAAACCACAGCCATTACAGATGTCATGAACGGTGAACTTGATATGTTCATTCAAGCCTATCTCCGGCAAGAAAACCAGATAGTTGAAGCGTAA
- a CDS encoding DUF3285 domain-containing protein: MEKSPAKEPQPSYVKLAMRNMVRKGGTSLKHFALTAVGLLSVLVGLAYLTR, translated from the coding sequence ATGGAAAAATCCCCTGCCAAAGAACCCCAGCCTAGCTATGTCAAACTCGCCATGCGAAACATGGTTAGAAAAGGCGGCACTTCCCTCAAACACTTTGCGTTAACTGCCGTAGGACTGTTATCTGTCCTCGTGGGTTTGGCATATCTTACTCGCTAA
- a CDS encoding four helix bundle protein: MIGNLEESNSISMVKSHRDLGIYQIAFEAAMKIFGLSKNFPVEERYSLTDQIRRSSRSVCANMAEAWRKRRYEAAFVAKLNDCEAESAETQTWIEFTVKCNYFDIETGRKLYGNYNQVLSGLVTMINNPSRWLMNHKNHKNHKY; this comes from the coding sequence ATGATTGGTAACTTAGAAGAATCAAACTCAATATCAATGGTTAAATCTCATAGAGACTTGGGAATTTATCAAATTGCTTTTGAAGCAGCAATGAAAATTTTTGGGTTATCAAAAAATTTTCCTGTTGAAGAAAGATATTCTCTAACAGATCAAATTCGTCGTTCTTCTCGTTCTGTTTGTGCGAATATGGCAGAAGCTTGGCGTAAACGTCGTTATGAGGCTGCTTTTGTTGCTAAATTAAATGATTGTGAAGCTGAATCTGCTGAAACTCAAACATGGATAGAATTTACAGTTAAATGTAATTACTTCGATATTGAAACGGGACGTAAACTTTATGGTAATTATAATCAAGTTTTATCTGGTTTAGTGACTATGATCAATAACCCATCACGCTGGTTAATGAATCATAAAAACCATAAAAACCATAAATATTAA
- a CDS encoding diacylglycerol kinase family protein: MPPKVSSSSTNNSLPTLVSKDRELSWQIASNLFVSFKYAWAGITYAFQTQRNFRIHVAVCALAIGLSVFLQLETVEVSIISVTSGLVLTLELVNTAIESIVDLTVKQSYHELAKVAKDCAAGAVLVSALVALLVASTLILPPLATLILSTF, translated from the coding sequence ATGCCCCCAAAAGTCTCATCGTCATCAACCAATAATAGCTTACCAACACTCGTGTCCAAAGATAGGGAACTTTCCTGGCAGATTGCCTCTAATCTATTTGTTAGTTTTAAGTATGCTTGGGCTGGAATTACCTACGCTTTTCAGACTCAAAGGAATTTTCGGATTCATGTAGCCGTCTGCGCCTTGGCTATTGGATTAAGTGTATTTCTACAGTTAGAAACAGTAGAAGTATCCATAATTTCTGTTACCAGCGGTTTAGTTTTGACCTTAGAGTTAGTGAATACTGCTATTGAGTCAATTGTAGATTTAACGGTCAAACAGTCTTATCATGAGTTGGCAAAAGTTGCTAAAGACTGTGCTGCTGGTGCTGTACTTGTTTCTGCTTTAGTAGCATTATTGGTTGCCTCTACATTAATATTGCCTCCTTTAGCAACATTAATTCTATCTACTTTCTAG
- a CDS encoding anthranilate synthase component II: protein MILVIDNYDSFTYNLVQYLGELAVDFPVADDLQVVRNDKITIDEIRALNPDAVVISPGPGRPDDAGVSLSAIAQLGDKLPILGVCLGHQSIGQVFGGKIVSAPELMHGKTSQVSHTGIGIFQGLENPLTATRYHSLVIERETCPDVLEITAWVEDGTIMGVRHRQYPHIQGVQFHPESVLTALGKELLRNFLRTL from the coding sequence GTGATATTAGTCATTGATAATTACGATAGCTTTACGTATAATTTAGTACAATATCTGGGAGAATTAGCAGTAGATTTCCCAGTTGCTGATGACCTGCAAGTGGTACGAAACGATAAGATTACTATAGATGAAATTAGGGCATTAAACCCGGATGCAGTGGTAATTTCACCGGGTCCTGGTCGTCCAGATGATGCGGGAGTTTCCCTCAGTGCGATCGCCCAATTAGGAGATAAACTACCGATTTTAGGCGTGTGCTTAGGACATCAAAGTATTGGTCAGGTTTTCGGTGGTAAAATTGTCTCCGCCCCAGAATTGATGCACGGAAAAACCTCTCAGGTTTCCCACACAGGCATAGGAATTTTTCAAGGTTTAGAAAATCCTTTAACCGCTACCAGATATCATAGTTTAGTGATTGAGCGGGAAACTTGCCCGGACGTATTGGAAATTACAGCTTGGGTAGAAGATGGCACAATTATGGGCGTGAGACATCGGCAATATCCTCACATTCAAGGAGTCCAATTTCATCCAGAGAGTGTCCTAACTGCCTTGGGTAAGGAATTGCTGAGAAATTTTTTGCGAACTTTGTAA
- a CDS encoding MBL fold metallo-hydrolase — protein MKRRQLIGYAGAGLITAIVTNLGDQVPVNAQSSGVSIQWLGHTCFLLTNGKVKILINPFSNLGCTAKYRLPNVASDLVLISSQLLDEGAIDKIPGNPKLVYKPGVYEFRGVKFQGITTDHDRKGGKQFGQNIAWKLNQGGINLLHLGGSAAPITLEQKILMGRPDVLFIPVGGSDKAYNHQEAKQAIDVLNPKLVIPTHYRTQAAESGKCDITPVDDFLTLMQSVNINVRRSNNDSVLVNSQSLPEKTEVQLLSYKF, from the coding sequence ATGAAACGACGACAATTGATAGGCTACGCTGGGGCGGGTTTAATAACGGCTATAGTTACTAATTTAGGTGATCAAGTTCCAGTAAATGCCCAATCTAGTGGTGTATCAATTCAGTGGTTAGGTCATACCTGCTTTTTATTGACCAATGGTAAGGTCAAAATTTTGATTAATCCCTTTAGCAATTTGGGTTGTACAGCTAAATATCGTCTCCCAAATGTTGCATCAGATTTGGTATTAATTAGTAGTCAATTATTGGATGAAGGGGCAATAGATAAAATACCAGGAAATCCCAAATTAGTTTATAAACCGGGTGTCTATGAGTTTCGGGGCGTTAAATTTCAGGGAATTACCACAGACCATGATCGTAAGGGTGGAAAACAATTTGGGCAAAATATAGCCTGGAAATTAAACCAAGGTGGCATTAATCTGCTACATTTGGGGGGTTCTGCTGCACCGATTACCCTAGAACAAAAAATTCTCATGGGTCGTCCTGATGTATTATTTATTCCCGTTGGCGGCAGTGATAAAGCGTATAATCATCAAGAAGCAAAACAGGCAATTGATGTCTTAAATCCTAAGTTAGTTATTCCTACCCATTATCGGACTCAAGCTGCTGAAAGTGGCAAGTGCGACATTACTCCAGTAGATGATTTTCTAACTTTGATGCAGAGTGTGAATATTAATGTCCGCCGCAGTAACAATGATTCTGTATTAGTTAATTCTCAGAGTTTGCCAGAAAAAACGGAAGTTCAACTTTTGAGTTACAAGTTTTGA